A region of Bacillus cabrialesii DNA encodes the following proteins:
- a CDS encoding DUF1934 domain-containing protein, producing MKQETPITLHVKSVIEDDGNQEVIEFRTTGFYYVKQNKVYLSYYEEHDLGKVKTIVKVSEGEVLVMRSGAVKMNQRFVTGASTIAKYIMSFGELELKTSTKSIQSDLDEEKGRISIAYDMHVGDEQQHLHNMTITYEGGTHA from the coding sequence ATGAAGCAAGAGACACCGATAACACTCCATGTGAAGTCTGTGATCGAGGATGACGGAAACCAGGAAGTCATCGAATTCCGCACCACCGGATTTTACTATGTAAAACAAAATAAAGTGTATCTATCTTATTATGAAGAACACGACTTAGGCAAAGTAAAAACGATTGTGAAAGTAAGCGAAGGCGAAGTGCTGGTCATGAGGTCAGGCGCCGTCAAAATGAATCAGCGTTTCGTAACGGGAGCTTCCACAATTGCGAAATATATAATGTCATTTGGTGAGCTTGAGCTGAAAACAAGCACAAAATCGATTCAATCGGATCTCGATGAAGAAAAGGGCCGAATCAGCATCGCATATGACATGCATGTCGGAGACGAGCAGCAGCATTTACATAATATGACGATCACGTATGAGGGAGGAACTCACGCATGA
- the sboA gene encoding subtilosin A: MKKAVIVENKGCATCSIGAACLVDGPIPDFEIAGATGLFGLWG; encoded by the coding sequence ATGAAAAAAGCTGTCATTGTAGAAAACAAAGGTTGTGCAACATGCTCGATCGGAGCCGCTTGTCTAGTGGACGGTCCTATCCCTGATTTTGAAATTGCCGGTGCAACAGGTCTATTCGGTCTATGGGGATAA
- the albA gene encoding subtilosin maturase AlbA yields MFIEQMFPFINESVRVHQLPEGGVLEIDYLRDNVSISDFEYLDLNKTAYELCMRMDGQKTAAQILAEQCAVYDESPEDHKDWYYDMLNMLLNKQVIQLGNQAGRHTITTSGSNEFPMPLHATFELTHRCNLKCAHCYLESSPEALGTVSIEQFKKTADMLFDNGVLTCEITGGEIFVHPNANEILDYVCKRFKKVAVLTNGTLMRKESLELLKTYKQKIIVGISLDSVNSEVHDSFRGRKGSFAQTCKTIKLLSDHGIFVRVAMSVFEKNMWEIHDMAQKVRDLGAKAFSYNWVDDFGRGRDIVHPTKDAEQHRKFMEYEQNVIDEFSDLIPIIPYERKRAANCGAGWKSIVISPFGEVRPCALFPKEFSLGNIFHDSYESIFNSPLVHKLWQAQAPRFSEHCMKDKCPFSGYCGGCYLKGLNSNKYHRKNICSWAKNEQLEDVVQLI; encoded by the coding sequence TTGTTTATAGAGCAGATGTTTCCATTTATTAATGAAAGTGTAAGAGTTCACCAGCTTCCTGAGGGCGGCGTGTTAGAAATCGACTACTTGCGCGATAATGTTTCCATTTCTGACTTTGAGTATTTGGATCTTAACAAAACGGCTTACGAGCTTTGCATGCGAATGGATGGGCAAAAAACGGCTGCACAGATTTTAGCCGAGCAATGCGCAGTGTATGATGAATCACCAGAAGACCATAAGGACTGGTATTATGACATGCTCAACATGCTCCTGAACAAGCAGGTCATCCAGCTTGGAAATCAGGCTGGCCGCCACACAATCACCACGAGCGGAAGCAATGAATTTCCGATGCCGCTGCACGCCACCTTTGAGCTGACACACCGCTGCAATTTGAAATGCGCACACTGTTATTTGGAAAGCTCGCCGGAAGCGCTCGGCACCGTGTCGATTGAGCAATTTAAGAAAACGGCTGATATGCTGTTTGACAACGGTGTATTGACATGCGAAATCACGGGCGGAGAAATCTTTGTCCATCCGAATGCCAATGAGATTCTTGACTATGTGTGCAAAAGGTTCAAAAAGGTCGCTGTCTTAACAAATGGAACACTCATGCGAAAAGAGAGCCTGGAGCTATTGAAAACTTATAAGCAAAAAATCATCGTCGGCATTTCTCTCGATAGTGTGAATTCCGAGGTCCATGACTCCTTTAGAGGGAGAAAAGGCTCTTTTGCCCAAACTTGTAAAACGATAAAATTGTTGAGTGACCACGGTATATTTGTCAGAGTCGCTATGTCCGTTTTCGAAAAAAACATGTGGGAAATCCACGACATGGCCCAAAAGGTTCGGGATCTCGGGGCGAAGGCGTTCTCTTACAATTGGGTTGATGATTTCGGAAGAGGCAGAGATATCGTCCACCCCACAAAAGATGCCGAGCAGCACCGCAAATTTATGGAATACGAGCAAAATGTCATTGATGAGTTTAGCGATCTGATCCCGATTATTCCTTATGAGAGAAAACGCGCGGCAAATTGCGGCGCTGGCTGGAAGTCCATCGTAATCAGCCCGTTCGGTGAAGTCCGTCCGTGCGCGCTCTTTCCGAAGGAATTTTCATTGGGAAATATTTTTCACGATTCATATGAAAGCATCTTTAACTCCCCTCTCGTCCATAAACTGTGGCAAGCGCAGGCGCCGCGCTTCAGCGAGCATTGCATGAAAGACAAATGTCCGTTCAGCGGCTATTGCGGAGGCTGTTACTTAAAAGGGCTGAACTCTAACAAATATCACCGGAAAAACATTTGCTCTTGGGCGAAAAATGAACAATTAGAAGACGTGGTCCAGCTTATTTAG
- the albB gene encoding antilisterial bacteriocin subtilosin biosynthesis protein AlbB — MSPAQRRILLYILSFIFVIGAVVYFVKSDYLFTLIFIAIAILFGMRARKADSR, encoded by the coding sequence TTGTCACCAGCACAAAGAAGAATTTTACTGTATATCCTTTCATTTATCTTTGTCATCGGCGCAGTCGTCTATTTTGTCAAAAGCGATTATCTGTTTACGCTGATTTTTATTGCCATTGCCATTCTTTTCGGGATGCGCGCGCGGAAGGCTGACTCGCGATGA
- a CDS encoding ABC transporter ATP-binding protein, giving the protein MSILDIHDVSVWYERDNVILEHVDLHLEKGAVYGLLGVNGAGKTTLINTLTGVNRNFSGRFTLCGIEANAGMTQKTSDQLKIQRYFAADYPLLFTEITAKDYVSFVHSLYQKDFSEQQFASLAEAFHFSKYINRRISELSLGNRQKVVLMTGLLLRAPLFILDEPLVGLDVESIEVFYEKMREYCEEGGTILFSSHLLDVVQRFCDYAAILHNKQIQKVIPIGEETDLRREFFEVIGHE; this is encoded by the coding sequence ATGAGCATTTTGGATATACACGATGTATCCGTTTGGTATGAACGGGACAACGTCATCTTAGAACACGTGGATTTACATTTAGAAAAAGGCGCTGTTTACGGATTGCTTGGGGTAAACGGCGCCGGAAAAACAACATTGATTAATACGCTGACAGGGGTCAACCGCAATTTCAGTGGGCGCTTTACACTGTGCGGCATTGAAGCCAATGCCGGCATGACGCAGAAAACATCAGATCAGCTGAAGATTCAACGTTACTTCGCCGCCGATTATCCGCTGCTGTTTACAGAAATTACAGCAAAGGACTATGTGTCTTTCGTCCATTCGCTTTATCAAAAGGATTTTTCAGAACAGCAGTTTGCCAGTTTGGCCGAGGCCTTTCATTTTTCCAAATACATCAACAGGAGAATTTCGGAGCTGTCCTTGGGGAACAGGCAAAAGGTTGTGTTGATGACAGGCTTATTGCTGCGGGCTCCCCTGTTTATTTTAGATGAGCCGCTCGTTGGCTTGGATGTGGAATCCATCGAGGTCTTTTATGAGAAAATGCGCGAGTACTGTGAGGAAGGCGGAACCATTTTATTTTCTTCCCATCTGCTCGATGTCGTGCAAAGATTTTGTGATTATGCGGCCATTCTTCACAATAAACAGATCCAAAAGGTCATTCCGATTGGAGAGGAGACCGATCTGCGGCGGGAATTTTTCGAGGTGATCGGCCATGAATAA
- the albD gene encoding antilisterial bacteriocin subtilosin biosynthesis protein AlbD — protein MNNLFPIMSLLFKQLYSRQGKKDAIRIAAGLVILAVFEIGLIRQAGIDESVLGKTYIILALLLMNTYMVFLSVTSQWKESYMKLSCLLPISSRSFWLAQSVVLFVDTCLRRTLFFFILPLFLFGNGTLSGAQTLYWLGRFSFFTIYSIMFGVVLSNHFVKKKNWMFLLHAAVFACVCLSAAFAPAITIPLCAVHMIWAVMIDFPVFLQAPPQQSKMHSFLRRSAFSFYKREWNRFITSKAMLLNYAVMAAFSGFFSFQMMNTGIFNQQVIYIVISALLLICSPIALLYSIEKNDRMLLITLPIKRRTMFWAKYRFYSGLLAGGFLLVAVIVGFISGRPISALTFVQCMELLLAGAFIRLTADEKRPSFSWQTEQQLWSGFSKYRSYLFCLPLFLATLAGTAVSLAVIPIAGLIIVYYLQKQDGGFFDTSKRERLGS, from the coding sequence ATGAATAACCTATTCCCCATCATGTCTTTGCTGTTCAAGCAGCTTTACAGCCGGCAAGGGAAAAAGGACGCCATCCGCATTGCCGCAGGTCTTGTGATTCTCGCCGTGTTTGAAATCGGGCTGATCCGCCAGGCCGGCATTGACGAATCAGTGCTGGGAAAAACGTATATCATACTTGCGCTTCTTTTGATGAACACATATATGGTGTTTCTTTCCGTGACATCACAATGGAAGGAATCCTATATGAAGCTGAGCTGCCTGCTGCCGATTTCTTCACGGAGCTTTTGGCTCGCCCAGAGTGTCGTTCTGTTTGTCGACACGTGTTTGAGAAGAACGTTATTCTTTTTTATTTTACCGTTGTTCTTGTTTGGAAACGGAACACTGTCAGGGGCGCAAACATTGTATTGGCTCGGCAGATTTTCGTTTTTTACTATTTACTCAATTATGTTTGGAGTTGTGCTAAGCAACCATTTCGTCAAAAAGAAGAACTGGATGTTTCTGCTGCATGCGGCTGTATTCGCCTGTGTATGCCTCAGCGCCGCTTTTGCGCCAGCCATCACGATTCCGCTATGCGCGGTTCACATGATATGGGCAGTGATGATTGACTTTCCTGTCTTTCTGCAGGCGCCTCCGCAGCAGAGCAAGATGCATTCTTTTTTGCGGAGATCTGCGTTTTCGTTTTATAAAAGAGAATGGAACCGATTTATTACCTCTAAAGCGATGCTGTTAAATTACGCGGTAATGGCGGCGTTCAGCGGCTTCTTTTCGTTCCAGATGATGAACACCGGCATCTTCAATCAGCAAGTGATATATATAGTCATTTCCGCCCTTTTGCTGATCTGCTCGCCGATCGCCCTTTTGTACTCGATTGAAAAAAACGACCGGATGCTGCTCATCACCCTTCCGATTAAACGGAGAACGATGTTTTGGGCGAAATATCGCTTTTATTCAGGCCTATTGGCAGGCGGATTTCTCCTTGTCGCTGTCATTGTGGGCTTTATCAGCGGCCGCCCGATTTCAGCCCTCACTTTTGTGCAGTGCATGGAATTGCTGCTGGCGGGAGCGTTTATCAGGTTAACCGCGGATGAAAAAAGGCCCTCTTTCAGCTGGCAGACGGAGCAGCAGCTATGGAGCGGTTTCTCAAAATACCGGTCTTACCTATTTTGTCTTCCCCTTTTCTTAGCCACATTAGCCGGCACCGCTGTCTCCTTGGCGGTTATTCCGATTGCCGGGCTGATCATAGTCTATTACCTGCAAAAACAGGATGGTGGTTTCTTTGATACAAGCAAAAGAGAACGGCTTGGAAGTTAA
- a CDS encoding insulinase family protein: MEVNLLKTDQFSTISIAASFLKPIECAAEPEEETIYFYGAAAHLKQQIIDAFGYAAGSRFMYSANLFFDRHLKTCGTRLIHPSCNKNLHVDALMKTFADMSFPPSLSADAVEKAKDELLLKIEKKLADPFSYSAARLAEEAFGNPMYGTAMFGRKDRIQAIHPQRFLDAADFIVDLLSQHKQLNILGQIQACDIPGQASQASTVTAGRILVNRHVFVTETRSAAGPSVLTLGFDCGQMKDASDYIKIQLIDGLLGKYGHSALFKHFREKDLAVYHVITRYDVMNNLLLVSICTDQLHEKEVPPRVLEAVSHFQTNERELEQAKQFLRNEMLLQFDSPEGLLAYMGILRCFSCTKEDLLDGISAVTCRDVLEFIATISYIGAHVVRG; the protein is encoded by the coding sequence TTGGAAGTTAACCTGCTGAAGACGGATCAATTTTCAACAATCTCAATCGCCGCGAGCTTTCTGAAGCCAATCGAATGCGCGGCGGAGCCTGAAGAAGAAACAATCTATTTTTACGGCGCGGCCGCACATCTGAAGCAGCAAATCATCGACGCTTTCGGTTATGCGGCCGGCAGCCGCTTCATGTATTCTGCGAATCTCTTTTTTGACCGGCACCTGAAAACCTGCGGAACCCGTTTAATTCATCCGTCATGCAACAAGAATCTTCATGTTGATGCCCTCATGAAGACATTTGCAGATATGTCCTTCCCTCCTTCTCTTTCAGCCGATGCTGTTGAAAAGGCAAAGGATGAACTGCTGCTCAAAATCGAAAAGAAACTTGCCGACCCGTTCTCCTACTCGGCAGCACGCTTGGCGGAAGAGGCCTTCGGAAACCCGATGTATGGCACTGCCATGTTTGGCCGAAAAGACAGGATACAAGCAATCCACCCTCAACGGTTTCTAGACGCAGCGGACTTCATCGTTGATTTATTGTCCCAGCATAAACAGCTGAACATATTGGGACAGATACAAGCATGTGATATTCCGGGACAGGCCTCGCAAGCATCCACCGTGACGGCCGGTAGAATACTTGTGAACCGGCATGTTTTTGTAACAGAGACACGCAGCGCAGCAGGCCCTTCCGTCTTGACACTCGGATTTGACTGCGGGCAGATGAAAGATGCCAGCGATTATATCAAAATCCAGCTGATAGACGGGCTGCTCGGAAAGTACGGGCATTCCGCTTTATTCAAGCATTTCCGCGAGAAGGATCTGGCAGTCTATCATGTCATCACCCGTTATGACGTTATGAACAATCTGCTGCTTGTTTCAATATGTACGGATCAGCTTCATGAGAAGGAAGTTCCCCCGCGCGTTTTGGAAGCTGTCTCACATTTTCAAACCAATGAGCGGGAACTGGAACAGGCAAAGCAATTTTTACGGAATGAAATGCTGCTGCAATTTGATTCTCCCGAGGGGCTCTTGGCCTATATGGGAATTCTGCGCTGCTTCTCCTGCACGAAAGAAGACTTGCTGGATGGGATCTCGGCGGTTACATGCCGGGATGTATTGGAATTCATAGCGACTATCAGTTATATCGGAGCTCATGTAGTAAGGGGATGA
- a CDS encoding M16 family metallopeptidase, with amino-acid sequence MEKKAFFQHLDEQTDIKYTDSGLKIFRLKFPRAHLRLCNVKIDFGSRDVCLQAESGDTLLPYGTAHFLEHLLFWHNGRNLYSDFFAHGALLNAFTTYTDTNFMFTSLPDRLRQTIPILLDALWNHSFDKKMITQEKAVITSEIQTAHLNHQLSYHYQLINMLSPASPAAVFPAGRTKDIEALDIRALQKAYKAAYQPQRMTLFLIGGSEDTETLLPSHQRLEKHPVHKTTERKIISACPPIASPKKVLGEEERMEDTWTGLQIGALPGQNDLLTVKLYWDIASRILFQLDSPFFQEIQQTYRLEIDRLSAEAHIYEDGGFLILHSQGTHSSAYIDVASYYVTQQKKQIADWLQYGKDSLTDAIIYDSDYVRKCFEWAAECDRCNCSFLDIYGIIHEMNSQDFLSLIDALASSNKAVIHVSQKEAIVQ; translated from the coding sequence ATGGAAAAGAAAGCTTTTTTTCAGCATCTGGATGAACAAACCGATATCAAATACACAGACAGCGGGCTGAAAATATTCAGATTGAAATTTCCCCGCGCCCATCTGCGGCTGTGCAATGTGAAAATCGATTTCGGAAGCCGTGATGTCTGCTTACAGGCAGAATCCGGCGACACGCTGCTCCCGTATGGCACAGCGCATTTTTTAGAGCACCTTCTCTTCTGGCATAATGGCCGCAATCTGTACAGTGATTTTTTTGCGCATGGCGCGCTTTTAAATGCGTTCACCACCTACACCGATACCAATTTCATGTTTACCTCATTGCCGGATCGGCTCAGACAGACGATCCCCATCCTGCTTGATGCGTTATGGAACCACTCATTTGACAAGAAAATGATCACTCAGGAAAAAGCTGTGATTACAAGCGAAATTCAAACAGCACACCTCAATCATCAGCTCTCTTACCATTATCAGCTGATCAACATGCTTTCTCCCGCCTCGCCTGCTGCCGTCTTCCCCGCGGGCAGAACCAAGGACATTGAGGCGCTGGACATCCGTGCTTTACAAAAAGCCTACAAGGCCGCCTATCAGCCCCAGCGGATGACGCTGTTCTTGATCGGAGGCTCAGAAGACACGGAAACCCTTTTGCCTTCTCACCAGCGGCTGGAAAAACATCCAGTTCATAAAACAACAGAAAGAAAAATCATTTCCGCATGTCCTCCAATCGCCTCACCAAAAAAGGTGCTGGGTGAGGAGGAGCGGATGGAAGACACGTGGACCGGACTGCAGATCGGCGCACTTCCCGGGCAAAATGATCTGTTGACAGTAAAGCTTTATTGGGACATCGCGTCTCGTATTCTATTTCAATTAGATTCACCGTTTTTTCAAGAGATTCAGCAAACATACCGTCTGGAAATCGATCGATTGTCAGCCGAGGCTCATATTTATGAGGATGGCGGTTTTCTGATCCTTCACAGCCAAGGGACGCATTCTTCGGCTTATATCGATGTCGCTTCCTACTATGTCACACAGCAGAAAAAACAGATTGCGGACTGGCTTCAATACGGCAAGGATTCTTTGACGGACGCAATCATTTATGACAGCGATTATGTGCGTAAATGCTTCGAATGGGCGGCCGAGTGTGACCGGTGCAATTGCTCGTTTCTCGACATATACGGCATCATTCACGAAATGAATAGCCAGGATTTCTTGTCCCTCATTGACGCACTGGCATCTTCCAACAAAGCGGTTATTCACGTTTCTCAGAAAGAGGCGATTGTACAATGA
- a CDS encoding bacteriocin biosynthesis protein AlbG — MRKSTMFTLLLLLAGMAAYSFGWVQAVAKAAAQYVQIIDNDVARLGLLACIASVLMLPAFLYLRYVTQSVKNMTAAFQKLTQSHQSCCDFQQHRLCSRYAEDVKSLRDSYKNVRQTYVMTAVLCQVIIFGCMFEIVKAVPFRLHTPPAVSMGLAVLLILYLLFYMRTYLLQLFQHGTLFRKVLVGALTGAGIWWMLSFTISELLFLIIVATIQQIGSSIYKHISDRRPASFEL; from the coding sequence ATGAGAAAAAGCACTATGTTTACTTTGTTATTGCTGCTGGCGGGAATGGCGGCTTATTCCTTCGGCTGGGTTCAGGCCGTCGCCAAAGCCGCTGCGCAATATGTACAGATTATTGACAATGATGTTGCACGGCTCGGACTGCTGGCTTGTATCGCTTCCGTCCTGATGCTGCCCGCTTTTCTCTATCTTCGCTATGTCACCCAATCCGTGAAAAACATGACAGCAGCTTTTCAGAAACTCACACAGTCTCATCAAAGCTGCTGTGACTTCCAGCAACACAGATTGTGCAGCCGCTATGCCGAAGATGTCAAATCGCTGCGTGACAGCTATAAAAACGTCCGCCAAACATACGTGATGACTGCTGTATTATGCCAAGTCATCATATTCGGCTGCATGTTCGAAATCGTCAAAGCCGTCCCTTTCCGCCTTCACACGCCCCCTGCCGTTTCAATGGGACTTGCGGTGTTGCTGATTTTGTATTTACTGTTTTACATGCGAACCTACTTGCTGCAGCTTTTCCAGCACGGCACCCTGTTCAGAAAAGTGCTTGTGGGAGCCCTCACAGGAGCCGGAATATGGTGGATGCTCAGCTTTACCATAAGTGAACTGCTGTTTCTGATCATCGTAGCGACGATCCAGCAGATCGGATCATCAATCTATAAGCACATCTCTGATCGCCGCCCCGCTTCTTTTGAACTATAA
- a CDS encoding YncE family protein — MRKNKLSFKEKAKAAQEECLCFCEEEASREAMFQAPIELPEGFVVDPAEAVANVAWNADSLSCVIERCLIETGPEPDAIDVQFAVRLQGTVTLLVSVSPVRNQYGQGNGAVSVIHSAEIDQVVYYSDEPDDCPDFSDITIENLVVVPPFYGSPLSVTGTIVLVPEPEPVYAFTANPNDQSVSVIDTNTHTVVTTIALPYRPTGIEITPDGSAVFVLHFNNNMISVIDYDTLTVTATIILDQPPQSIKFIPNHEFAYVLGDTVIYVIGIDTLVVDRSIPVEGFDFAIDPNGLFAYVLNFGLVQKVDLFTGEVTGTIERELIVSSIETDSPERYAYVLEQEFLFNYLTVIDLNTFTISDTQELEPDGQYRMFTSGTDVYLHDSFTGNLYFVSPNGAGVIGNVPQSARDFAFTPNGEFLYATHFLEQNITVYNTDDYSVETVISLGVSPGAITI; from the coding sequence ATGAGAAAAAATAAGCTTTCCTTTAAAGAAAAAGCAAAAGCCGCACAAGAAGAATGTTTATGTTTTTGCGAGGAAGAAGCCAGCCGTGAAGCAATGTTTCAAGCGCCGATTGAATTGCCTGAGGGGTTTGTCGTTGATCCGGCTGAAGCTGTTGCAAACGTGGCTTGGAATGCAGACAGCCTTTCTTGTGTCATTGAACGCTGCTTAATTGAGACGGGGCCTGAGCCCGATGCAATCGATGTTCAATTCGCAGTACGCCTGCAGGGAACCGTTACGCTTCTTGTCAGCGTCTCACCTGTGCGAAATCAATATGGACAAGGGAACGGGGCTGTTTCTGTCATTCACAGTGCAGAGATCGATCAAGTTGTTTATTATTCTGATGAACCGGATGATTGCCCGGATTTCAGTGATATCACGATTGAGAACCTTGTTGTTGTTCCGCCGTTTTACGGCAGTCCTTTATCGGTGACGGGGACGATTGTGCTTGTACCGGAGCCGGAGCCCGTTTATGCGTTTACAGCGAATCCAAATGATCAATCAGTTTCTGTTATTGATACAAACACCCATACTGTTGTGACAACGATTGCTCTTCCGTACCGGCCGACAGGTATTGAAATAACTCCGGATGGAAGCGCTGTGTTTGTCTTGCATTTTAACAATAATATGATTTCTGTCATCGATTATGACACATTAACGGTAACAGCAACCATTATACTCGATCAGCCGCCACAATCGATCAAATTTATCCCTAATCATGAATTTGCTTATGTTCTCGGCGATACTGTGATTTATGTGATTGGAATTGATACGTTAGTTGTGGATAGGTCGATTCCTGTGGAAGGGTTTGATTTTGCAATTGATCCCAATGGGTTATTCGCCTATGTTCTTAATTTTGGTTTAGTGCAAAAAGTGGACCTATTCACCGGTGAAGTCACAGGAACGATTGAACGAGAGCTTATCGTATCATCCATAGAAACAGATTCTCCGGAGCGGTATGCGTATGTCTTAGAACAAGAATTCTTATTCAATTATTTGACGGTTATTGACTTAAATACGTTTACGATCAGCGATACCCAAGAACTGGAGCCTGACGGCCAATATAGAATGTTTACGAGCGGAACAGATGTATATTTACATGACAGCTTCACTGGCAATTTGTATTTTGTAAGTCCGAATGGTGCAGGCGTTATAGGAAATGTTCCACAATCGGCAAGAGACTTTGCGTTTACTCCGAATGGCGAATTTCTGTATGCAACTCATTTTTTAGAGCAGAACATTACTGTTTACAACACGGATGATTATTCTGTGGAAACTGTGATATCTCTTGGGGTTTCACCGGGCGCCATTACGATTTAA
- a CDS encoding tetratricopeptide repeat protein, translating into MTGVISSSSVGEKINEWYMYIRRFSIPDAEYLRREIKQELDQMEEDQDLHLYYSLMEFRHNLMLEYLEPLEKMRIEEQPRLSDLLLEIDKKQARLTGVLDYYFNFFRGMYELDRREYVLAIQFFKKAESKLIFVKDKIDKAEFFFKMSEVYYYMKQTYVSMDYARQAFEIYSEQTTYDIRMIQCQSLFGANFLDLKQYEKAIAHFQKAFTLAEAEQQPQLMGRTLYNIALCKQNQNSFESAIEYVKKSIRVFERSKMLPSLPQAFFLITQIYFKLGKMDNACEYHKKGKEYSAAAGDTVYLTEFEFLESLYLSGPDEERIEKCFVFLESKMMYADIEDFALDVAKYYHQQENYKKASHYFLKVEEARQHIQGGVNLYEMEV; encoded by the coding sequence GTGACAGGTGTCATATCTTCTTCTTCCGTCGGAGAAAAGATTAACGAATGGTATATGTACATACGCCGATTCAGCATACCCGATGCAGAATATTTGCGAAGAGAAATCAAACAAGAGCTGGATCAAATGGAAGAAGACCAAGATCTTCATTTGTACTATTCACTGATGGAATTTCGGCACAACCTGATGCTTGAGTATCTTGAACCGCTGGAAAAAATGCGGATCGAGGAACAGCCGAGATTGTCTGATTTACTGCTTGAGATTGATAAAAAACAGGCTCGTTTAACTGGAGTCCTTGATTATTACTTTAATTTCTTCAGGGGCATGTATGAGCTGGATCGCCGTGAATATGTATTAGCCATTCAATTTTTTAAGAAAGCAGAGAGCAAACTGATTTTTGTAAAAGACAAAATTGATAAAGCTGAATTCTTTTTCAAAATGTCAGAAGTCTATTACTATATGAAACAAACTTATGTCTCGATGGACTATGCACGGCAAGCATTCGAAATATACAGTGAACAGACTACATATGATATTAGAATGATTCAATGCCAGTCCTTATTCGGAGCCAACTTTTTGGATTTAAAACAATATGAGAAAGCAATTGCTCATTTTCAAAAAGCCTTTACACTTGCCGAGGCAGAGCAGCAGCCGCAATTAATGGGAAGGACGCTTTATAACATAGCGCTCTGCAAACAAAACCAAAACAGTTTTGAATCAGCGATAGAGTATGTAAAAAAATCTATTCGAGTATTTGAAAGATCTAAAATGCTCCCTTCTCTGCCACAAGCTTTTTTCCTAATTACACAAATTTATTTTAAATTAGGTAAGATGGATAACGCTTGTGAATATCATAAAAAAGGAAAAGAATATTCAGCAGCTGCGGGAGATACTGTGTACTTAACAGAGTTTGAATTTTTGGAATCTTTATACTTGTCTGGACCGGATGAGGAACGAATAGAAAAATGTTTTGTTTTCCTTGAAAGTAAAATGATGTATGCTGATATTGAAGACTTCGCACTTGATGTAGCTAAATATTATCATCAACAGGAAAATTACAAAAAAGCATCTCATTACTTTTTAAAGGTTGAAGAAGCAAGACAGCACATTCAAGGGGGGGTGAATTTATATGAAATGGAAGTATAA
- a CDS encoding PhrC/PhrF family phosphatase-inhibitory pheromone: MKWKYKLLLACLAVSAVFITIEVSNSSTEHFDVAQRAMI, encoded by the coding sequence ATGAAATGGAAGTATAAATTATTACTCGCTTGTTTAGCTGTGAGTGCTGTATTTATCACAATCGAAGTATCAAATTCATCAACAGAACATTTTGATGTTGCACAACGCGCCATGATCTAA